A single genomic interval of Mucilaginibacter boryungensis harbors:
- a CDS encoding pyruvate dehydrogenase complex dihydrolipoamide acetyltransferase: MADVVKMPKMSDTMTEGVIAKWHKKVGDKVKSGDVIAEIETDKATMDFESYQDGVLLYIGIEEGKAAPVDSVIAVLGKEGEDYKTALEGASAPAAPAEEKAAPAPAADKASAATPAPEAKPKVDTSSIPATVIRMPLLSDTMTEGTIEKWNFKVGDKVKADDSLADVATDKATMEVVGYEAGTLLYIGVKEGEAAKVNSIIAIVGKEGTDITPLLQDGADAPAAEVAPADKKETTPAAQESAATAAPSSADDSRVKASPLARKIAKEKGINLNDVKGSADGGRIIKKDIEGFTPSTQQVQEAHKAAEAAPAKTDKAPVTLPTYTGEEKFSERPVTQMRKAISRRLSESLFTAPHFYVTMSIDMDSAIAARTKMNEYAPVKISFNDLVVKACAVALKSHPAINSSFLGDKIRTNEHVHIGVAVAVDEGLLVPVIKFADGKSLSHISLEVKDFAGKAKSKKLQPAEMEGSTFTISNLGMFGVDEFTAIINTPNACILAVSGIQQVPVVKNGAVVPGNIMKVTLSSDHRVVDGALAAAFLQTLKSLLEEPVRLLV; the protein is encoded by the coding sequence ATGGCTGATGTAGTTAAAATGCCTAAAATGAGCGACACCATGACTGAGGGTGTTATTGCTAAATGGCATAAAAAAGTAGGCGACAAAGTAAAATCGGGCGATGTAATTGCCGAGATTGAAACTGATAAAGCCACTATGGATTTTGAATCGTACCAGGATGGCGTACTGCTGTACATTGGTATTGAAGAAGGCAAAGCCGCCCCTGTTGATAGCGTAATTGCTGTTTTAGGGAAAGAAGGCGAAGATTACAAAACTGCTTTGGAAGGCGCATCTGCACCTGCTGCTCCTGCTGAAGAGAAGGCAGCCCCTGCCCCCGCTGCTGATAAAGCCTCTGCCGCAACCCCGGCGCCTGAAGCCAAACCAAAAGTTGACACAAGCAGCATCCCGGCAACGGTTATCCGCATGCCTTTGCTTAGCGATACCATGACCGAAGGCACTATTGAAAAATGGAACTTTAAGGTTGGCGATAAAGTAAAAGCCGATGATTCACTGGCAGATGTAGCTACCGATAAAGCTACCATGGAGGTGGTTGGTTACGAAGCCGGCACCCTTTTATATATAGGTGTAAAAGAAGGCGAAGCCGCCAAAGTAAATTCTATCATAGCTATTGTTGGTAAAGAAGGGACTGACATTACTCCTTTACTGCAAGATGGCGCCGATGCACCCGCCGCTGAAGTCGCGCCGGCAGATAAAAAAGAAACCACTCCGGCCGCACAGGAATCTGCTGCTACTGCCGCACCGTCAAGTGCTGACGACAGCCGGGTAAAAGCATCGCCGCTGGCACGTAAAATAGCTAAAGAAAAGGGCATAAACCTTAATGATGTAAAAGGCAGCGCTGATGGTGGCCGCATTATTAAGAAAGATATTGAAGGCTTTACGCCATCAACCCAGCAGGTACAGGAAGCCCACAAAGCTGCCGAAGCTGCTCCGGCTAAAACAGATAAAGCCCCTGTAACCCTGCCAACTTATACCGGCGAGGAAAAATTCAGCGAGCGCCCGGTTACGCAAATGCGTAAGGCTATTAGCCGGCGTTTATCCGAAAGCTTGTTTACCGCACCGCATTTCTACGTAACCATGTCTATTGATATGGATTCGGCAATAGCGGCGCGCACTAAAATGAACGAGTACGCCCCGGTTAAAATATCGTTTAACGACTTGGTAGTTAAAGCGTGTGCTGTAGCCTTAAAATCGCACCCGGCCATTAACTCATCGTTCCTGGGCGATAAGATACGCACTAACGAGCACGTACACATAGGTGTTGCCGTTGCTGTTGATGAGGGCTTGCTGGTACCGGTAATTAAATTTGCCGATGGCAAATCGTTAAGCCATATTTCATTAGAAGTGAAAGACTTTGCCGGCAAAGCAAAAAGCAAAAAATTACAACCTGCCGAAATGGAAGGCTCAACCTTCACCATATCAAACCTAGGTATGTTTGGTGTTGACGAGTTTACCGCTATTATTAATACACCAAACGCTTGTATCCTTGCAGTTAGCGGCATACAACAAGTGCCGGTAGTTAAAAACGGCGCAGTTGTACCAGGCAATATCATGAAGGTAACCTTAAGCTCCGATCACCGTGTGGTTGACGGCGCCCTGGCTGCAGCCTTCCTGCAAACACTAAAATCGTTATTAGAAGAACCGGTGAGATTACTGGTATAG
- a CDS encoding hybrid sensor histidine kinase/response regulator has product MKKLNLITALKLLYFHVACWKKLKAHMLIGVLLVFPFLVTATPFIEQLGLKDGLSNNEVRYIFQDSRGFMWFGTYDGLNRYDGYDFKIFRNNPNDSGSVIHSFINTIAEDSRHSIWVGTRQGISVLNPVSEKFAGVFVTRPGIKQTYRLHSYITAIQTNERGEIFVATQKNGLIIFDHLNNGPGLEIPFSNGLQKEWNYAVSALFVTAGQVYLFVDGKGLCRYDSLKHKLTLLDPLLKTASCIYGENDDLWIGTNAGLYRYNIFSKHYEQVLTETTGGLSSGRITCARSMPGNELWIGTDGGGISILNKQTGKMKYLTEGYGRYNLSSNAVYSIFLDKEHRKWIGTLRGGINIIDDVKNRFQNIVQDPTHPSSLINNFVKSLYEDQQNRLWIGTDGGGLSIWNRRNDKYENYIHQANKPGSLSSNFITSIKQDHTGKIWVATYSSGINLYQPQTKTFKTYAGLDTLGNARYQFFWLLYEDHNHNLWASGLQNGLFIYDRANDQFKLFDASVRNILAFQEDSGGQLWAGTFDGLYRIGVNDKKHRYYAIGKPVRVIHEDGKGQLWLGTEAGLMLFDRQHKTVVKQYTTDDGVSSNNILGIEEDKAGNLWLSTYNGLSRFNPGKKFFTNFNLSDGLQNREFNFNASLTLYNGELAFGGINGVSLFFPENILPVQNTPNLVATSIKLNNRSVSDQPNYISAINDQQISKITVPYNEASLSVEFAAIEFTAQERIGYRYMMKGWDRGWNNSGHVRNAVYTRLNPGTYRLLINCTNAEGQWINKTASLWVVVLPPWYLTWWAYLIYTTLIGCCIYWYLNYKFRETRLRYEIKMAKANADNQKKLQEKERELNERRVDFFTGISHEFRTPLSLIINPIKDILVRNENDNKTDLSLVYRNARRLLSLVDQLLLFRKAESGATDINAGPLNIGQVCHDVYLCFVQQAKAASLTFELTMPEEEVIIYGDREKIEIILFNLVSNAIKYSPPGKKVTVNLQSNPDDVVISVADTGNGIPKDVEEKIFNKFYRSRETSQPVKTGFGIGLYLAKQFTDDHHGTLTYKSEPSLGTTFYLQLQKGIAHYPENTVSLVADASSGIFSELADQSFVQFDNPGVNLKAEEFQSTEIFTDRKSVLIIDDDYDIRKYIKSTLEEQYIIFEAEDGNAGLLAAREKHPSLIICDVMMPGMNGLELCALIKQDPSMNFIPMILLTASSSPEGKIKGLESGADDYISKPFEKDVLMARVANLLLIRSNLQTYFYNAITLKSAEISISDEYKQFLEKCIVIVEAHMTDPNFNIQVLAAELGVSRSNLFRKVKSLSGHNINGFIRYIRLRKAAELLIQTEMNVNEVALETGFNEIKYFRTQFHKLFNANPSDFARQNRPAFKKRYNVID; this is encoded by the coding sequence TTGAAAAAATTAAATCTGATTACTGCATTGAAACTGCTGTATTTTCATGTGGCCTGCTGGAAAAAACTGAAGGCACACATGCTAATAGGCGTTTTGCTGGTATTTCCGTTTTTAGTAACGGCGACGCCGTTTATTGAACAGCTTGGCCTTAAAGATGGCCTTTCAAATAACGAAGTTAGGTACATATTTCAGGATTCGCGCGGGTTTATGTGGTTTGGCACCTATGATGGACTGAACCGCTACGATGGCTACGATTTTAAAATATTCAGGAATAACCCAAATGATTCGGGTTCTGTTATTCATAGTTTTATCAATACGATTGCCGAGGACAGCCGGCACAGCATCTGGGTGGGTACGCGGCAAGGGATTAGCGTGCTAAACCCGGTCTCCGAAAAATTCGCGGGTGTATTTGTTACCCGCCCGGGAATAAAACAAACCTACCGGCTACACTCGTATATTACCGCTATTCAAACTAACGAACGTGGAGAAATTTTTGTAGCAACCCAAAAAAACGGACTGATCATTTTTGATCATTTGAATAATGGGCCGGGCTTGGAGATCCCGTTTTCGAATGGTTTGCAAAAGGAATGGAATTATGCTGTTTCTGCCTTATTTGTAACCGCCGGCCAGGTTTACCTTTTTGTTGATGGTAAGGGATTGTGCCGTTATGATAGCTTAAAGCACAAACTGACATTATTAGACCCATTACTAAAAACCGCCAGTTGTATTTATGGCGAAAACGATGATCTGTGGATAGGCACCAATGCCGGCTTGTACCGTTATAATATCTTTTCCAAACACTATGAACAGGTTTTGACAGAGACAACCGGTGGGCTTAGTTCGGGCAGAATAACCTGTGCGCGGTCAATGCCCGGCAACGAGTTATGGATAGGTACCGATGGCGGCGGCATCAGTATACTAAATAAACAGACTGGGAAAATGAAGTACCTCACAGAAGGATATGGAAGGTATAATTTGTCCAGTAACGCCGTTTACTCCATATTTCTGGATAAAGAGCATCGGAAATGGATAGGTACGCTTAGGGGCGGAATCAATATTATCGACGATGTTAAAAACCGGTTTCAGAACATTGTACAGGACCCGACACATCCCAGTAGCCTGATCAATAATTTTGTTAAATCGCTTTATGAAGATCAGCAAAACAGGCTATGGATAGGCACAGATGGCGGCGGGCTAAGCATATGGAACAGGCGGAATGATAAATATGAAAACTACATTCATCAGGCTAATAAACCCGGCAGCCTTAGCTCCAATTTTATCACAAGTATTAAACAAGACCATACCGGTAAAATTTGGGTGGCCACATACAGCTCGGGTATAAACCTTTATCAACCGCAAACAAAAACCTTTAAAACCTATGCGGGGCTGGATACACTGGGTAATGCCAGGTATCAGTTTTTTTGGTTGCTGTATGAAGATCACAATCATAACTTATGGGCAAGCGGGCTTCAGAACGGTCTTTTCATTTATGACAGGGCGAACGACCAGTTCAAACTGTTTGATGCATCTGTGAGAAATATCCTCGCCTTTCAGGAAGATTCGGGCGGGCAGCTTTGGGCCGGGACATTTGATGGACTGTACAGGATAGGTGTAAACGATAAAAAACACCGGTACTATGCTATAGGTAAGCCGGTAAGGGTCATCCACGAAGACGGAAAGGGCCAATTATGGCTCGGGACGGAAGCGGGGCTGATGTTGTTTGACCGCCAACATAAAACTGTTGTAAAGCAATATACTACTGATGACGGGGTGAGTAGTAACAATATTTTGGGCATTGAGGAAGATAAGGCCGGTAACCTTTGGTTGAGCACCTATAATGGCCTTTCAAGGTTTAACCCGGGCAAAAAGTTCTTTACTAATTTTAACCTGAGCGATGGCCTGCAAAACAGGGAATTTAATTTTAATGCCTCGCTTACCCTTTATAACGGCGAATTGGCATTTGGGGGTATCAACGGGGTAAGCCTTTTTTTTCCTGAAAACATATTGCCGGTGCAAAACACGCCTAACCTGGTAGCCACATCAATAAAACTGAATAACCGGTCAGTCAGCGATCAACCAAACTACATCTCGGCTATTAACGACCAGCAGATCAGCAAAATTACCGTTCCTTATAATGAAGCTTCTTTATCGGTTGAATTTGCGGCTATAGAATTTACGGCCCAGGAACGCATTGGTTACCGTTACATGATGAAGGGATGGGATCGCGGCTGGAACAATTCAGGGCATGTGCGCAATGCAGTATATACGCGCCTTAACCCCGGCACTTACAGGCTTCTTATCAACTGCACCAATGCAGAGGGGCAATGGATAAACAAAACGGCATCATTATGGGTGGTTGTTTTGCCCCCCTGGTACCTTACGTGGTGGGCCTATTTAATTTATACCACTCTAATAGGTTGCTGCATTTACTGGTACCTTAATTATAAGTTCAGGGAAACCCGTTTGCGCTATGAAATAAAAATGGCAAAAGCCAATGCGGATAATCAAAAAAAGTTACAGGAAAAAGAGCGGGAGCTGAACGAACGCCGGGTGGACTTTTTTACCGGGATATCACATGAATTCCGAACACCGCTATCGCTTATTATCAACCCTATTAAGGATATTTTAGTACGTAATGAGAATGATAATAAAACCGATCTGAGCCTGGTTTATCGCAACGCCAGACGGTTGCTAAGCTTGGTCGATCAGTTGCTGCTGTTCCGTAAAGCAGAATCGGGCGCCACAGATATTAATGCAGGGCCATTAAATATCGGCCAGGTTTGCCACGATGTTTATCTTTGTTTTGTACAACAGGCCAAAGCAGCGTCACTCACATTCGAGCTGACAATGCCCGAAGAGGAAGTGATCATTTATGGCGACCGTGAAAAAATAGAGATCATTCTGTTTAATTTGGTATCTAACGCTATTAAATACTCACCCCCTGGTAAAAAGGTGACCGTTAATCTACAATCAAATCCGGATGATGTAGTCATCAGCGTGGCAGATACAGGTAATGGCATTCCAAAAGATGTTGAAGAAAAAATATTTAATAAATTCTATCGCTCAAGGGAAACCAGTCAGCCCGTAAAAACCGGTTTCGGTATTGGGTTATACCTTGCAAAACAGTTTACCGACGACCACCACGGGACACTCACCTATAAAAGTGAACCTTCATTAGGCACTACTTTTTACCTGCAATTGCAAAAGGGGATTGCGCATTACCCCGAAAATACGGTTTCACTTGTTGCTGATGCATCTTCCGGAATATTCAGCGAACTGGCAGATCAATCGTTTGTACAGTTTGATAATCCGGGCGTTAATTTAAAAGCTGAAGAGTTTCAGAGCACTGAAATTTTTACGGACAGGAAGTCGGTGCTTATTATCGACGATGACTATGATATCCGCAAATATATTAAGAGCACACTGGAAGAACAATACATCATTTTTGAAGCGGAAGATGGGAACGCGGGGTTGCTTGCCGCCAGGGAAAAACACCCCTCGTTAATTATTTGCGATGTGATGATGCCCGGAATGAACGGGCTTGAACTTTGCGCGCTTATTAAACAGGACCCATCGATGAATTTTATCCCCATGATACTGCTTACGGCCAGTTCATCACCCGAAGGGAAAATAAAAGGGCTGGAAAGCGGCGCAGACGATTATATCAGCAAGCCCTTTGAAAAAGATGTGCTTATGGCGCGGGTTGCAAACCTTTTACTCATCAGAAGCAATTTGCAAACATATTTTTATAATGCCATTACCCTCAAATCTGCAGAGATCAGTATTTCTGATGAATATAAACAGTTCCTAGAAAAATGTATAGTTATTGTTGAAGCGCACATGACCGATCCAAACTTTAACATTCAGGTACTGGCAGCCGAACTGGGTGTTAGCCGGTCTAATTTGTTCCGCAAGGTGAAATCGTTATCGGGTCATAACATTAACGGGTTCATCAGGTATATCCGCCTGCGCAAGGCAGCCGAACTGTTGATCCAGACGGAAATGAATGTCAACGAAGTGGCCCTGGAAACCGGGTTTAACGAAATAAAGTATTTCAGGACCCAGTTCCACAAATTATTCAACGCCAACCCATCCGATTTTGCCAGGCAAAACCGCCCGGCATTTAAAAAGCGTTATAACGTTATCGATTAA
- the pdhA gene encoding pyruvate dehydrogenase (acetyl-transferring) E1 component subunit alpha: MGSIAITKETYLMWYEQMLLMRRFEEKTGQLYGQQKIRGFCHLYIGQEAVLAGAMSVLKKGDSMITAYRDHAHAIAMGTAPKAVMAEMYGKATGCSKGKGGSMHMFDKENHFYGGHGIVGGQVPLGAGIAFAEKYKGTDFLSVAYMGDGAVRQGALTETFNMAALWKLPCIFICENNGYAMGTSVERTTAQTDIYKLGLPYGIPSSPVDGMDPVAVHNAMDEAAQRARAGEGPTFLEMRTYRYKGHSMSDPQKYRTKEELESYKAKDPIEAVKQTILKEAYADEKWFDEMDAKIKGIVDESVQFAEESPWPEASELYTDVYVQQDYPYIRD, translated from the coding sequence ATGGGTTCAATAGCTATTACAAAAGAAACTTACCTGATGTGGTATGAGCAGATGCTGCTTATGCGCAGGTTTGAAGAAAAAACAGGGCAATTATACGGACAACAAAAAATAAGGGGCTTTTGCCACTTATACATTGGCCAGGAAGCCGTTTTGGCCGGCGCCATGTCTGTATTGAAAAAAGGCGACAGCATGATAACCGCCTACCGCGACCACGCGCATGCTATAGCAATGGGTACTGCCCCAAAAGCCGTAATGGCTGAAATGTATGGCAAAGCTACCGGTTGCTCTAAAGGTAAAGGTGGCAGCATGCACATGTTTGATAAAGAAAACCATTTTTACGGCGGGCACGGTATTGTTGGCGGACAGGTACCACTGGGTGCCGGTATCGCATTTGCCGAGAAATATAAAGGTACCGACTTTTTAAGCGTTGCTTATATGGGCGACGGTGCTGTGCGCCAGGGTGCACTTACCGAAACCTTTAACATGGCCGCTTTATGGAAACTGCCTTGCATATTTATTTGCGAAAACAATGGTTATGCCATGGGTACCTCTGTTGAGCGTACCACCGCCCAAACTGATATTTATAAGTTAGGTTTACCTTATGGCATCCCGTCATCACCGGTTGATGGCATGGACCCTGTTGCGGTACACAATGCTATGGACGAAGCAGCCCAGCGTGCACGTGCCGGCGAAGGCCCTACCTTTTTGGAAATGCGTACTTACCGTTACAAAGGCCACTCTATGAGCGACCCACAAAAATATCGCACTAAAGAAGAGCTGGAAAGCTACAAAGCGAAAGATCCTATTGAGGCGGTAAAACAAACTATCCTTAAAGAAGCTTATGCTGATGAGAAATGGTTTGACGAGATGGATGCAAAAATAAAAGGCATTGTTGACGAATCGGTACAATTTGCTGAGGAATCACCATGGCCTGAGGCTTCTGAACTATATACTGATGTATATGTGCAGCAAGATTACCCATATATTCGCGACTAA
- a CDS encoding family 43 glycosylhydrolase, protein MHKGKGLALAGAFIIAAFTAFGQAEIRPGEVWPDTKGEHIQAHGGGITKIKDTYYWYGEERRKGLDTNKRYVSCYASKNLADWTFKGDVIQMSDPENLGRKWILERPKVFYNHKTQKYVMYFHLDNAAYKYARVGIAISDRADGEFKFVKSFRPLDHESRDIGQFVDDDGSAYLIFEDRPFGFRIARLADDYLSLEKEICLIPQHMEGGAIVHYKGLYYAIGSALTGWRANPNKYATARSLAGPWSEFKDIAPPETNTYGAQSTLMLKITGSKTTSVIFLGDIWKPKAQWDSRYLWMPLEIGDGKLWLPKPAAFTINVKTGETQIK, encoded by the coding sequence ATGCATAAAGGAAAAGGCCTTGCTTTGGCTGGCGCTTTTATAATAGCTGCTTTTACCGCTTTCGGGCAAGCTGAAATAAGGCCCGGCGAGGTGTGGCCGGATACTAAAGGCGAGCATATACAGGCGCATGGCGGCGGTATAACTAAAATTAAAGATACCTACTATTGGTATGGAGAAGAACGCCGCAAAGGGCTTGATACCAATAAACGTTATGTAAGCTGTTATGCATCCAAAAACCTTGCCGACTGGACCTTTAAAGGCGATGTGATACAGATGAGCGATCCTGAAAACCTGGGCAGAAAGTGGATATTGGAACGCCCTAAGGTTTTCTATAATCATAAAACCCAAAAGTATGTGATGTATTTCCATCTTGATAACGCGGCCTACAAATATGCCCGCGTTGGGATTGCGATTAGCGACCGGGCAGATGGCGAATTTAAATTTGTGAAAAGTTTTCGCCCGCTCGATCATGAAAGCAGGGATATCGGGCAGTTTGTAGACGATGATGGAAGCGCCTATTTAATTTTTGAAGATCGGCCATTCGGTTTCAGAATAGCCCGGTTAGCTGATGATTACCTTAGTTTGGAAAAAGAAATATGCCTGATACCGCAGCATATGGAAGGCGGTGCTATTGTGCATTACAAAGGGCTGTACTACGCTATAGGGTCGGCGCTTACCGGATGGCGGGCCAACCCCAATAAATACGCTACAGCGAGATCACTTGCAGGCCCATGGTCAGAGTTTAAAGATATTGCCCCGCCTGAAACTAATACTTATGGTGCACAATCAACACTTATGCTGAAAATAACAGGCAGTAAAACAACCAGTGTAATTTTTTTGGGTGATATATGGAAACCCAAAGCTCAATGGGATTCGCGCTACTTATGGATGCCTTTAGAAATTGGTGATGGAAAGTTGTGGCTACCCAAGCCAGCGGCTTTTACCATTAATGTTAAAACGGGCGAAACCCAGATAAAATAA
- a CDS encoding glycosyl hydrolase family 28 protein, with protein MRLKLLFFSIAFHFTLFAYPKLITYKAPHCNILSNTYTVQVREANLPWQTVATYFAHVTDVTGTKGTVKKTSFGYFDCSGKVEVTVLVNDQPIKSVRIRPTAKGIVPLIHGNKITFLMNISDQLSIEINGDIFNNLQLFANPLETDSPSPNDPSVIYFGPGAHRAGKLNIPSGKTVYIAGGAVVQGNLYMDHAENVKVRGRGIFTQLENAVPDTAPVDNQAVTLSRNDAITVNYSKNVVIEGLIILPHKYSITIGQSSEVLVNNFKSFSSEGNADGIDIFCSNDIKLDHIFMRNADDCIAIYGHRWNYYGNTRNILIKNAVLWADVAHPIMVGTHGDTQHPDTLANMLFENIDILDQHENQLDYQGCLALNAGDNNLITNIKFNDIRIEDIRKGQLVNLRVMYNKKYNTSPGNRIENISFINVSSNGNHTGMSVIAGYDENRLIRNILFENLKINGQLITDDMAGKPPFYKTGDMANIFIGEHVDGIKFVKTQL; from the coding sequence ATGCGTTTGAAGCTTCTGTTTTTTTCCATTGCTTTTCATTTTACCCTATTTGCTTACCCCAAACTTATTACTTATAAAGCACCCCATTGTAATATATTAAGCAATACTTACACTGTGCAGGTACGGGAGGCCAACCTACCATGGCAAACAGTAGCCACTTATTTTGCCCATGTAACTGACGTTACAGGCACAAAAGGCACCGTTAAAAAAACATCCTTCGGCTATTTCGATTGTTCAGGTAAGGTGGAAGTAACCGTATTGGTTAATGATCAGCCAATCAAATCAGTCCGTATACGGCCAACAGCCAAAGGCATTGTCCCGCTTATACATGGTAATAAAATTACCTTTTTAATGAATATTTCCGATCAGCTGTCTATTGAAATAAATGGGGATATATTTAATAATTTACAGCTTTTCGCCAATCCGCTGGAAACAGACAGCCCCAGCCCAAATGATCCCAGTGTTATTTACTTTGGGCCGGGTGCACACAGGGCCGGGAAGTTAAATATCCCTTCCGGAAAAACAGTATATATAGCCGGAGGGGCGGTTGTTCAGGGCAACCTGTATATGGATCATGCAGAAAATGTAAAAGTTCGGGGCCGCGGTATTTTTACCCAGTTGGAAAACGCTGTGCCCGACACGGCACCTGTTGATAACCAGGCAGTAACTTTATCGCGTAATGATGCCATCACAGTGAATTATTCAAAGAATGTTGTAATTGAAGGGCTTATTATTTTACCGCATAAGTATTCAATTACCATTGGTCAGTCAAGCGAGGTTTTGGTAAATAATTTCAAATCTTTTAGTTCGGAAGGTAATGCCGACGGTATTGATATTTTCTGCAGCAACGATATTAAGTTGGACCACATTTTTATGCGGAATGCTGATGATTGTATTGCTATTTATGGGCACAGGTGGAATTACTACGGCAATACCCGCAACATACTGATTAAAAACGCTGTTTTATGGGCCGATGTTGCGCACCCCATTATGGTGGGCACCCATGGTGATACCCAACATCCCGACACCCTGGCAAATATGCTGTTTGAAAATATCGACATCCTTGACCAACATGAAAACCAATTAGATTATCAGGGATGTTTAGCATTGAATGCCGGCGATAATAACCTTATCACAAACATTAAGTTCAATGATATCCGTATTGAAGATATCAGAAAAGGCCAGTTAGTTAATTTACGGGTAATGTATAATAAAAAATATAATACCTCGCCCGGTAACAGGATCGAAAATATCAGTTTCATAAATGTCAGCAGCAACGGGAATCATACAGGCATGTCGGTAATTGCAGGTTATGACGAAAACAGGTTGATCAGGAACATACTATTTGAAAACCTAAAGATCAACGGTCAATTGATTACTGATGATATGGCCGGGAAGCCCCCATTTTACAAAACCGGAGATATGGCAAATATTTTTATTGGCGAACATGTAGACGGGATAAAATTTGTAAAAACCCAACTATAA
- a CDS encoding DUF4834 family protein, which translates to MILIRFLIISICILYIIRSLVRWFLPSILQSVINKATQQQGHQQNYRQQQQPREGSIKIDHMPQNKSSVPDSEGDFVDYEEIK; encoded by the coding sequence ATGATACTTATACGCTTTCTGATCATATCAATTTGTATACTTTATATTATACGCAGCTTAGTGCGCTGGTTCTTACCTTCCATACTACAAAGTGTAATAAATAAGGCCACCCAGCAACAAGGCCATCAGCAAAATTACCGTCAGCAACAGCAACCGCGCGAAGGTTCCATAAAAATTGACCACATGCCGCAAAACAAAAGCTCGGTTCCTGATTCTGAAGGCGATTTTGTAGATTACGAGGAAATTAAATAA
- a CDS encoding RNA polymerase sigma factor, translating into MSNNNQLSNWWDESRLGNVNAFGYIHRELYPVLYRYMFKIIKDEDICQDLLQDVFVKLWERKGTIGPIRFVKVYFFRTARSLAINHLKCLKNNNVPFEEGMEPDMVFSPEEVLMGNEHHAEVSKILTMALNTLPKRQREMIFLKYFDGWSYDEISAVTGINYQSVVNHVHRGIIQLRGGITNANPLQSCLLTV; encoded by the coding sequence ATGAGTAATAACAACCAATTATCAAACTGGTGGGATGAATCCCGACTGGGAAATGTTAACGCTTTCGGTTATATCCATCGCGAATTATATCCGGTATTATACCGTTATATGTTCAAGATCATTAAAGATGAAGACATTTGCCAGGACCTGCTGCAGGATGTTTTTGTAAAGTTATGGGAGCGGAAAGGAACCATAGGTCCTATCCGTTTTGTAAAGGTTTATTTTTTCAGAACGGCACGATCGTTAGCTATCAACCACCTTAAGTGTTTAAAAAATAACAATGTGCCCTTTGAAGAAGGCATGGAACCCGATATGGTTTTTTCGCCGGAAGAGGTATTGATGGGAAACGAGCATCACGCCGAGGTATCCAAAATACTAACCATGGCTTTAAATACGTTGCCAAAACGTCAGCGGGAAATGATATTTTTAAAATACTTTGATGGCTGGAGTTATGATGAGATATCAGCCGTAACCGGCATTAATTACCAGTCGGTAGTGAACCATGTCCACCGCGGCATTATACAGTTACGGGGCGGTATAACCAATGCAAACCCTCTTCAATCATGTCTGCTTACGGTTTAA